A single genomic interval of Zingiber officinale cultivar Zhangliang chromosome 4A, Zo_v1.1, whole genome shotgun sequence harbors:
- the LOC121969785 gene encoding pentatricopeptide repeat-containing protein At5g50990-like, translated as MSNPLALPSGSRLTKCLNDHRRLPFVNSIIRAFTEKGAPHSAISVLKAFLSFSPFRPDRFTFVLALQACLRSSNLTAAAQLHARILKIGFQTDASVVPPLSHLYLRHRHVDEALLLLAEAFAGSIDVVSGNLLIAELFKNREFEKANRVFKQMPTKDIVSWNSMIAGCVQNSRPREALSFFERMLASGSEPDGFSFSAALSACARVGARGLGERLHRLMLEKRIDLNYILCSALIDMYAKCGNIDAARAVFNGVCRDSISIWNSMITGLAIHGLGSNVLELFSRMQTEGLAPDAVTFLSVLTACSHAGMVEEARRHFRNMNEVHGIEPRMQHYGAMVDALARAGLLDQAYETIRGMPMEPDSVTWRILLSACRRHHRADLGEIAISHMVNHGSGDYVMMWRIYSAKGKWTDAAGVWDSMKENKVRKKRGMSWVEVGGDVHQFKAGDRLHAEAKDIYRVLYGLTQRVKLEGFRPMTELVSMDVLEEEREENLNLHSEKLAIAYCVLKTGLGTEIRVSKNLQTCEDCHEWIKIVSKVLHRVILVRDRIRFHRFEKGTCSCNDYCSLVRWIFYFSHTSEIYS; from the exons ATGTCTAACCCTTTGGCGCTGCCATCAGGCAGTCGTTTGACGAAATGCCTCAACGATCACCGCCGCCTTCCGTTCGTCAACTCCATCATCCGCGCCTTCACGGAGAAGGGAGCTCCTCACAGCGCCATCTCCGTCCTCAAagcctttctctccttctcaccCTTCCGCCCCGACCGCTTCACCTTCGTCCTCGCCCTCCAAGCCTGCCTCCGTTCCTCCAACCTCACTGCCGCCGCCCAGCTGCATGCCCGGATTCTCAAAATTGGATTCCAAACCGATGCCTCCGTCGTCCCTCCCCTTTCTCACCTCTACCTCAGGCACCGACACGTCGACGAAGCCCTGCTGCTTCTGGCCGAGGCCTTCGCCGGGTCCATCGATGTCGTCAGTGGCAACCTCCTGATTGCCGAACTCTTCAAGAACCGAGAGTTCGAGAAGGCAAATCGAGTCTTCAAGCAGATGCCGACCAAGGACATAgtttcctggaactccatgaTCGCCGGGTGCGTCCAGAACTCGCGCCCCAGGGAGGCCCTGAGCTTCTTCGAACGTATGCTCGCTTCCGGATCGGAGCCCGACGGCTTTTCCTTCTCGGCGGCGCTCTCTGCATGCGCTCGCGTCGGCGCCCGCGGTCTCGGCGAAAGACTCCACCGCCTGATGCTGGAGAAGAGGATCGACCTAAATTACATTCTTTGCTCGGCCTTAATCGACATGTACGCCAAGTGCGGGAACATCGACGCGGCCAGAGCAGTGTTCAACGGCGTCTGCAGAGACAGTATTTCAATCTGGAATTCGATGATCACCGGCTTAGCAATTCACGGGCTCGGATCTAACGTGCTGGAGTTGTTCTCCCGGATGCAGACCGAGGGGCTGGCACCAGATGCAGTCACGTTTCTCTCAGTTCTGACAGCGTGCAGCCATGCGGGTATGGTCGAAGAGGCTCGCCGTCATTTTAGAAACATGAACGAGGTGCACGGAATTGAGCCAAGAATGCAACATTATGGAGCGATGGTGGACGCATTGGCTCGAGCAGGCCTCCTAGACCAAGCCTACGAGACTATAAGGGGAATGCCGATGGAGCCTGACAGCGTAACATGGAGGATACTTCTAAGTGCTTGCAGGAGGCATCACAGGGCGGACTTGGGTGAGATAGCAATCAGTCACATGGTGAATCATGGCAGTGGAGACTACGTAATGATGTGGAGAATCTATTCAGCGAAGGGAAAATGGACTGACGCAGCTGGAGTTTGGGACTCCATGAAGGAGAACAAAGTCCGGAAGAAACGAGGAATGAGTTGGGTGGAAGTGGGGGGAGATGTGCACCAGTTCAAGGCTGGTGACCGGCTGCACGCCGAGGCGAAGGATATCTACAGAGTGTTGTATGGCTTGACCCAAAGAGTAAAACTGGAAGGATTCCGCCCTATGACCGAGCTTGTGTCCATGGATGTTTtggaggaggaaagggaggagaACCTCAACTTGCACAGTGAGAAGCTAGCCATTGCTTATTGTGTCCTGAAAACTGGGCTTGGCACAGAGATCAGGGTGTCAAAGAACCTTCAGACATGTGAGGACTGTCATGAATGGATTAAGATTGTATCAAAGGTGCTTCATAGGGTGATTTTAGTTAGAGATAGGATCCGTTTTCACCGGTTTGAGAAAGGTACTTGTTCATGTAATGACTACTG TTCCTTAGTGAGATGGATTTTCTACTTCTCTCACACTTCAGAGATCTATTCTTAA